DNA sequence from the candidate division TA06 bacterium genome:
ACTGTTTCAAACCGTTGGTGTTCATTTACAGGCACTCCCCGCGGTAACACAGCTTCGGCTCTTTGGCCGCCTTGGCATCATCCAGCCGCCCGATAGGCGTATTGTGGGGCGCGCTCTTGACCAACTCGGGGTTGGTCTCGATCTCAACCGCTATCTTCTTCATGGCCGCGATGAACTCGTCTAAGGTCTCCTGGCTCTCGGTCTCGGTGGGCTCGATCATGATGGCCTCGGACACGATCAGCGGAAAGTAGATAGTGGGCGCATGATAGCCGTAGTCCAAAAGCCTTTTCGCGATGTCTAAAGTCTTAACTCCCTTGTCCCGGAATTTTAAGCCGGAGAAGACGCACTCGTGCTTGCAGTGGGCCTTGTAGGGCAGGTCGTATATGCCTTCCAGCGAGCGCATGACGTAATTGGCGTTGATGATGGCGTTCTCCGAGGCCCGGCGCAGGCCTTTGGCCCCCAGCATCCGGACGTAGGCGTAGGCCTTGACCATCACCCCGAAGTTGCCGAAGAAGCTGTGCACCTTGCCGATGCTGTCCGGCCGGTCGTAGTCGAGATAATACTTATTCCCCAAACTCCTGTCATCAGATCCATGTTCCCTGATCACCGGCACCGGCAGGAAAGGCTCCAGTTCCTTGGTGCAGGCCACTCCGCCGCCGCCCGGCCCGCCGCCGCCGTGGGGAGTGGAGAATGTTTTGTGCAGGTTGAAGTGCATCAGATCCACGCCCATGCCGCCCGGCCGGACGATGCCCATCATGGCGTTCAGGTTGGCCCCGTCCATGTATAACAGCGCCCCGGCGGCGTGCACAATCCTGGCAATAGCCGCGATGTTCCGCTCGAACAGCCCCAGCGTGTTGGGGTTGGTCAGCATTACGCAGGCAACCTCGGCGTTCATGTGCGCCTTCAGGCCCTCGGGATCGACCAGCCCGTCGCTGTTGGACTTGATGGTCAGCGACCGGTATCCGGCGATAGTGGCCGAAGCGGGATTGGTGCCGTGGGCGGAGTCGGGGATCAGAATGATGGAGCGGGGATTGCCGCGCTTGGTGTGGCAGGCCCGGACCATCATCATCG
Encoded proteins:
- the gcvPB gene encoding aminomethyl-transferring glycine dehydrogenase subunit GcvPB, with amino-acid sequence MLEKTIFELSSSGRQGHALPQCDVPEEPIDSLIPKNQLRARDPGLPQVSEIDAFRHFVRLSTLNHHVDKGFYPLGSCTMKYNPKVNEDLSRLPGFTGTHPLQDSSDLQGGLKLMKELGDHLCQISGLQTVTLQPVAGAHGELTAMMMVRACHTKRGNPRSIILIPDSAHGTNPASATIAGYRSLTIKSNSDGLVDPEGLKAHMNAEVACVMLTNPNTLGLFERNIAAIARIVHAAGALLYMDGANLNAMMGIVRPGGMGVDLMHFNLHKTFSTPHGGGGPGGGGVACTKELEPFLPVPVIREHGSDDRSLGNKYYLDYDRPDSIGKVHSFFGNFGVMVKAYAYVRMLGAKGLRRASENAIINANYVMRSLEGIYDLPYKAHCKHECVFSGLKFRDKGVKTLDIAKRLLDYGYHAPTIYFPLIVSEAIMIEPTETESQETLDEFIAAMKKIAVEIETNPELVKSAPHNTPIGRLDDAKAAKEPKLCYRGECL